The following proteins are co-located in the Chryseobacterium daecheongense genome:
- a CDS encoding AsnC family transcriptional regulator — MNYQLDEIDKKILDFLVENTRMPFTEIAKQMDVSAGTIHVRVKKMEDAGIILGSSLNIDYGKLDYHFTAFIGILLTKSNRTQEVLKELSTLPNVIEASVISGKYNIFCKVRAKNTEDAKRIIYQIDDIQDVMRTESMISMEEYLSDKNRLINAISI, encoded by the coding sequence ATGAACTATCAACTGGACGAAATAGACAAAAAGATTCTTGATTTCTTAGTAGAAAACACAAGAATGCCTTTTACTGAAATTGCTAAACAGATGGATGTGTCTGCGGGTACAATTCACGTAAGAGTGAAAAAAATGGAAGATGCAGGTATTATTTTGGGGTCATCCCTTAATATCGATTATGGTAAGTTGGATTATCACTTTACTGCTTTTATCGGAATTCTTTTAACTAAATCAAACCGTACTCAGGAAGTTTTAAAAGAGTTATCAACTCTTCCAAACGTAATCGAGGCGAGTGTGATCTCTGGAAAATATAATATTTTCTGTAAAGTAAGAGCGAAGAATACGGAAGACGCGAAAAGAATTATCTATCAGATAGACGATATTCAGGATGTTATGAGAACAGAAAGTATGATTTCCATGGAAGAATACTTAAGTGATAAAAATAGACTAATCAACGCTATTTCTATTTAA
- a CDS encoding TetR/AcrR family transcriptional regulator produces the protein MISPKERIVATTMKLFSTQGYNSTGINQIISEASVAKASFYQYFKSKEDLCVEFLNTRHTYWFNELETFTAGKRGAKSKVMAAFDFLIDMNRKENFRGCSFLNILSEIPTDNTKILNVIQHHKTDLRNYFMKIVDDAEISDHVYMLLESSIIESQLFRSNELIEKSKKIITNLIP, from the coding sequence ATGATATCTCCAAAAGAAAGGATCGTAGCAACGACAATGAAATTATTTTCCACCCAGGGATACAACTCTACAGGGATCAATCAGATCATTTCAGAAGCGAGTGTAGCCAAAGCGAGTTTTTATCAGTATTTTAAGTCCAAAGAAGATTTGTGTGTTGAGTTTTTGAATACCAGGCATACTTACTGGTTCAATGAACTTGAAACCTTTACGGCAGGGAAAAGAGGTGCTAAATCGAAAGTAATGGCTGCTTTTGACTTCCTGATTGACATGAATCGAAAAGAGAATTTCAGGGGCTGCAGCTTTCTCAATATCTTATCTGAAATTCCAACTGATAATACCAAGATTCTTAATGTAATTCAACATCATAAAACAGATCTCCGTAATTACTTTATGAAAATAGTGGATGATGCTGAAATCAGTGATCATGTTTACATGCTTTTAGAGAGCAGTATTATAGAAAGCCAGTTGTTTAGATCCAATGAACTTATAGAAAAATCAAAAAAGATAATCACCAATTTAATACCATAA
- a CDS encoding transketolase family protein, which produces MKYTYTEKKDTRSGFGAGLAELADKNPNVVALCADLIGSLKMEKFIEKAPERFFQVGIAEANMIGIAAGLSITGKIPFTGTFANFSTSRVYDQIRQSVAYSGKNVKICASHAGLTLGEDGATHQVLEDIGMMKMLPGMTVINPCDYNQTKAATIAIADFEGPVYLRFGRPTVPVFIPEDMPFEIGKGIMLQEGTDVTIVATGHLVWESLVAADELEKEGISCEVINIHTIKPLDEEIILKSVEKTGKIVTAEEHNYLGGLGESVAGMLARKRPTRQEFVAVNDTFGESATPAELMKKYKIDAAAVKEAVKRILGK; this is translated from the coding sequence ATGAAATATACATATACAGAAAAAAAGGACACACGTTCAGGATTCGGAGCCGGATTAGCTGAGCTTGCAGATAAAAATCCAAATGTAGTAGCACTTTGTGCAGACCTTATCGGATCTTTAAAAATGGAGAAATTCATTGAAAAGGCACCGGAAAGATTTTTCCAGGTAGGAATTGCTGAAGCCAATATGATCGGTATCGCTGCAGGTCTTAGTATTACAGGAAAAATTCCTTTTACCGGAACGTTTGCCAATTTCTCTACTTCCAGAGTATATGACCAGATCCGTCAATCTGTTGCCTATTCAGGAAAAAATGTAAAAATCTGTGCTTCACATGCCGGGCTTACATTAGGAGAAGACGGGGCTACTCACCAGGTCCTTGAAGACATTGGTATGATGAAAATGCTTCCTGGAATGACGGTAATCAATCCGTGTGATTACAACCAGACAAAAGCAGCTACTATTGCTATCGCTGATTTTGAAGGTCCTGTATACTTAAGATTCGGAAGACCTACCGTTCCTGTATTCATTCCTGAAGATATGCCTTTCGAAATCGGAAAAGGAATTATGTTGCAGGAAGGAACAGATGTTACAATCGTGGCAACCGGACATCTTGTTTGGGAGTCTCTTGTAGCTGCAGATGAGCTTGAAAAAGAAGGTATCTCTTGTGAGGTGATCAATATCCACACTATTAAGCCACTTGATGAGGAAATTATCTTAAAATCAGTTGAAAAAACCGGCAAAATAGTAACTGCTGAAGAGCACAATTATTTAGGAGGTTTAGGAGAGTCAGTTGCGGGAATGTTGGCGAGAAAAAGACCAACAAGACAAGAATTTGTGGCAGTAAATGACACTTTCGGAGAGTCTGCTACTCCTGCTGAATTGATGAAGAAATACAAGATTGATGCTGCTGCTGTAAAAGAAGCCGTAAAAAGAATTTTAGGGAAATAA
- a CDS encoding transketolase, with protein MSKSIEELKSLTTQIRRDILRMVHAVNSGHPGGSLGCTEFFTALYGKVLNYHLPFTMEGKNEDHFYLSNGHISPVFYSTLARFGFFPVEELKTFRKLDSRLQGHPTTHEGLPGIRIASGSLGQGLSVALGAALGKKLDGDKSLVYSLHGDGELQEGQIWEALMFAAAKKVDNIISTIDYNGRQIDGDTDDVLSLGDLHAKLEAFGWTVLEEKNGNDLEAVIAILEKAKTETGKQKPVAILLHTEMGYGVDYMMGSHAWHGKAPNDEQLDTAFKQLYLEAPADY; from the coding sequence ATGAGTAAAAGTATCGAAGAGTTGAAATCTCTTACTACACAAATCAGAAGAGACATTTTAAGAATGGTTCACGCTGTTAATTCAGGACACCCTGGTGGAAGCTTAGGATGTACGGAATTCTTTACAGCGCTTTATGGAAAAGTATTGAACTATCATCTTCCTTTCACTATGGAAGGTAAAAATGAGGATCATTTCTATCTTTCCAATGGCCACATTTCACCTGTTTTTTATTCTACTTTGGCTAGATTTGGCTTTTTTCCGGTTGAGGAATTAAAGACTTTCAGAAAGCTTGATTCAAGATTACAGGGACATCCGACTACTCATGAGGGATTACCTGGAATCCGTATTGCTTCAGGTTCTTTGGGACAAGGACTTTCTGTAGCTTTAGGGGCTGCCTTAGGTAAAAAATTAGACGGAGATAAATCATTGGTTTACTCACTTCATGGTGATGGTGAATTACAGGAAGGACAAATCTGGGAAGCTTTAATGTTTGCTGCGGCAAAGAAAGTGGATAATATTATTTCTACGATCGATTACAATGGTCGTCAGATCGATGGTGATACTGATGATGTATTGAGTTTAGGTGATCTGCATGCTAAACTGGAAGCATTTGGATGGACTGTATTAGAAGAGAAAAACGGGAACGACCTTGAAGCGGTGATTGCTATTCTTGAAAAAGCAAAAACAGAAACAGGTAAACAAAAACCGGTAGCGATCCTTCTTCATACTGAAATGGGTTATGGAGTGGATTATATGATGGGAAGTCATGCTTGGCATGGTAAAGCGCCTAATGACGAGCAATTAGACACAGCATTTAAGCAACTTTACCTGGAAGCTCCTGCAGATTACTAA
- a CDS encoding nuclear transport factor 2 family protein has protein sequence MEQKHPLPPFTLETAKEKIQLAEDAWNSQDPERVSKAYTQDSEWRNRDQFVNGREEIIEFLRHKWEKELNYRLKKEYWAHTDNRIAVRFEYEYQTKNGEWFRAYGNENWEFDENGLMKKRYASINDLAIKEEERKFK, from the coding sequence ATGGAACAGAAACACCCACTTCCACCTTTTACCCTTGAAACGGCAAAAGAAAAAATCCAGTTAGCAGAAGATGCCTGGAACAGTCAGGATCCTGAAAGGGTTTCTAAAGCGTATACTCAAGACAGTGAATGGAGAAACAGAGACCAGTTTGTGAACGGGAGAGAAGAGATCATTGAATTTCTCCGTCATAAATGGGAAAAGGAGCTCAATTATAGGCTTAAGAAAGAATACTGGGCACATACCGATAATCGTATAGCCGTACGTTTTGAATATGAATATCAGACAAAAAATGGAGAGTGGTTCAGAGCCTATGGAAATGAGAACTGGGAGTTTGATGAAAACGGACTTATGAAAAAGAGATATGCCAGCATCAATGATTTAGCGATTAAGGAAGAAGAACGCAAATTTAAATAA